A genomic stretch from Marinimicrobium sp. C6131 includes:
- a CDS encoding glycoside hydrolase family 43 protein, giving the protein MYTADPSAHVFEGKIYIYPSHDVEGGVPFNDDGSHFCMEDYHVFSMDEPFGEVTDHGLALSVKDVPWAARQMWAPDCTEKDGKYYFYFPAKDPDDVFRLGVAVGDRPEGPFEPQPEPIKGSFSIDPAVYKDGDDYYLYWGGIWGGQLQRWTTGTFSQQDQYPADDEPALCPKVARLRDDMLEFAEAPRDILLLDENGEPLKTGDNARRYFEGPWVHKFQDTYYFSYSTGDTHCIAYATGDSPYGPFTYRGIMLEPVLGWTNHHSVVEKDGKYYLFYHDCEISGGETHLRNIKMAELIHNEDGSIQTVSAFEK; this is encoded by the coding sequence ATGTACACCGCTGACCCATCAGCCCATGTGTTCGAGGGGAAAATCTACATCTACCCCTCTCACGACGTAGAGGGCGGCGTGCCGTTCAATGATGATGGCTCCCACTTTTGTATGGAGGACTACCATGTGTTCTCCATGGATGAGCCCTTCGGTGAGGTGACCGACCACGGTCTGGCGCTCTCGGTGAAAGATGTCCCCTGGGCGGCCCGCCAGATGTGGGCACCGGACTGCACCGAGAAGGACGGCAAGTATTACTTCTACTTCCCCGCCAAAGATCCGGACGATGTGTTCCGCCTGGGCGTTGCCGTCGGTGATCGCCCGGAAGGCCCCTTTGAGCCGCAACCCGAGCCCATCAAAGGCAGCTTCAGTATCGACCCCGCCGTGTACAAGGACGGTGACGACTACTACCTGTACTGGGGCGGCATCTGGGGTGGCCAACTGCAGCGCTGGACCACCGGCACCTTCAGCCAGCAGGATCAGTACCCCGCCGACGACGAGCCGGCCCTGTGCCCGAAAGTCGCCAGGCTGCGCGACGACATGCTCGAGTTCGCCGAAGCGCCACGGGATATTCTGCTGCTGGATGAAAATGGCGAACCGCTGAAAACCGGCGACAACGCCCGGCGCTATTTTGAAGGCCCCTGGGTACACAAATTCCAGGACACCTACTACTTCTCCTACAGCACCGGCGACACGCACTGCATCGCCTACGCCACTGGCGACAGTCCCTATGGGCCATTCACCTACCGGGGCATCATGCTGGAGCCGGTATTGGGCTGGACCAACCACCACTCAGTAGTGGAGAAGGACGGGAAGTACTACCTGTTCTACCACGACTGTGAGATCTCGGGCGGTGAGACGCACCTGCGCAACATCAAGATGGCCGAGTTGATTCACAACGAAGACGGCAGCATCCAGACCGTGAGTGCGTTTGAGAAGTAA
- the manD gene encoding D-mannonate dehydratase ManD — protein sequence MKITDAKVILTCPGRNFVTVKITTEDGLYGIGDATLNGREKSVVSYLEDYVLPALIGRDAQRIEDIWQFVYRGPYWRRGPVGMTALAGVDVALWDIKAKAANMPLYQLLGGRSRDRIMTYTHANGEDIEATLKAVEKARKQGYQAIRVQCGIPGIDKTYGVPTGGKAYEPADADLPSEESWSTHKYLNFIPRVFEEIRREFGPDLHLLHDVHHRLTPIEAARLGKELEPYHLFWLEDAVPAENQEMFRLLRQHTTTPLAVGEIFNSIHDCRELIQNQLIDYIRTSVVHAGGITQMRRIADFASLWGVRTGSHGATDLSPVCMGAALHFDYWVPNFGVQEHMPHSELMESVFTRAYQFEDGFFTPGEVPGHGVDIDETEAAKYPYKRASLPVNRLEDGTLWHW from the coding sequence ATGAAAATTACAGACGCCAAGGTCATTCTGACCTGCCCGGGCCGCAACTTCGTCACCGTGAAGATCACCACCGAAGACGGCCTCTATGGCATTGGCGATGCCACTCTGAACGGCCGGGAAAAATCCGTGGTCTCCTACCTGGAAGACTACGTGCTGCCTGCGCTGATCGGTCGGGATGCCCAACGCATTGAAGATATCTGGCAGTTTGTCTATCGCGGCCCTTACTGGCGCCGTGGCCCGGTGGGCATGACCGCTTTGGCCGGGGTGGACGTGGCCCTGTGGGACATCAAGGCAAAGGCCGCCAATATGCCCCTGTATCAACTCCTCGGGGGGCGCAGCCGCGACCGGATCATGACCTATACCCACGCCAACGGCGAGGATATTGAAGCGACACTGAAAGCCGTAGAAAAAGCCCGGAAGCAAGGGTACCAGGCCATTCGTGTACAATGCGGCATTCCCGGCATCGACAAGACTTACGGCGTGCCCACCGGCGGTAAAGCGTACGAGCCGGCGGATGCCGACCTGCCCTCGGAAGAGAGCTGGTCCACGCACAAGTACCTGAATTTCATTCCCCGGGTGTTTGAGGAAATCCGCCGCGAATTCGGCCCGGACCTGCACCTGTTGCACGATGTGCACCACCGTCTGACCCCTATCGAAGCGGCACGCCTGGGCAAAGAACTGGAGCCTTACCACCTGTTCTGGCTGGAAGACGCCGTACCGGCGGAAAACCAGGAGATGTTCCGGTTGCTTCGCCAGCACACCACTACCCCGCTGGCAGTGGGTGAAATCTTCAACAGCATTCACGATTGTCGGGAGCTGATCCAGAACCAACTGATCGACTACATCCGCACCAGCGTGGTTCACGCCGGCGGTATTACCCAGATGCGCCGCATCGCCGACTTCGCCAGCCTCTGGGGCGTGCGCACCGGCAGCCACGGCGCCACCGACCTGTCTCCGGTGTGTATGGGCGCCGCCCTGCACTTTGACTACTGGGTACCCAATTTCGGCGTGCAGGAGCACATGCCCCACAGCGAGCTGATGGAGTCTGTGTTCACCCGCGCCTACCAATTCGAAGACGGCTTTTTCACACCCGGAGAAGTGCCCGGCCACGGTGTGGACATCGACGAAACCGAGGCGGCAAAGTACCCCTACAAGCGGGCCAGCCTCCCCGTTAACCGACTGGAAGACGGAACTTTATGGCACTGGTGA
- a CDS encoding glycosyl hydrolase 115 family protein has translation MLITRTLAGAMLGGLLATAPAALALEGPDYVSHSPSADALSLVGKEHIANLYVDPNDDPGVRRAVRDLRADIQRVTGKQPQIVRSAEGLGSHGVIIGTLGSSALIQQLVEAGKLDVSGIEGEWDAYHMQVVENPLPGLSKALVIAGANKRGAIYGTYDVSEEIGVSPWYWFADVPAQQHDYLYIDGHLNLQDQPKVKYRGIFINDEAPALTGWVQENYGDYNHEFYEHVFELILRLKGNFLWPAMWNNAFADDDEQNMILADEYGIVMSTSHHEPMMRADKEWNRYGEGPWEYSTNPDNLYEFWVDGAERNKPYEGVYTLGMRGQADTPMSEGQNIELLERIVADQREILQNVFDDRSIEEVPQVWTLYKEVQYFYEKGMRVPDDVTLLWADDNWGNIRRLPTPEERDRSGGAGVYYHFDYVGGPRSYRWINVTPIAKVWEQMNLAREYEADRIWIVNVGDIKPMEYPTEFFLRMAWDPEYWNRERLPEFGRRWAEREFGAEFAEPIAELVTGYTRHNGRRKPEQQSADTYSLLNYREAERIEQELAALTEQANAIYAQLPEARRDAFDQLVRHLVRASANITRMYIDQARNQLFAEQGRANANDYGQLARERFRHDAELEAHYHTEISDGKWNHMMSQPRIGYTHWNNPPENTAPLIYDYQPHSKPDMGVAVEGMERAWPVPGAYALPTFSPYGAESYRIEVFNKGTASFEFTAETSDEWIQVSQRKGTVNELVALDVSIDWNRAPVGSHQGHVFVKGTGWGGARVQVETFKPEPRVARQVEGFVEANGYVSIEAGNFHRKMDRSGHRWEVIPQHGRTQSSISTFPITDTEFEDPAESPYVEYDIYFFSTGEFDVHGLFAPSLDLVPGRGLRYAIAFDDAEPQVVDILEDLSNEAWETAVSDGVRRSVSTHTIREPGLHTLRIYRVDPAVTLQKLMIDTGGLKPSYLGPPQSQRR, from the coding sequence ATGTTGATAACCCGAACTCTGGCCGGCGCAATGCTCGGCGGCTTATTGGCAACCGCACCTGCGGCACTGGCACTGGAAGGGCCTGACTACGTCAGCCACAGCCCGTCAGCGGACGCCTTGAGCCTGGTCGGTAAGGAACACATCGCAAACCTCTACGTCGACCCCAATGACGACCCCGGCGTTCGCCGTGCGGTGCGCGACCTCCGGGCCGATATTCAGCGAGTGACGGGAAAGCAACCACAGATCGTGCGCAGCGCCGAAGGGCTGGGCAGCCATGGTGTGATCATCGGTACCCTCGGCAGCAGTGCGCTGATCCAGCAATTGGTCGAGGCGGGCAAACTGGACGTCTCCGGTATTGAAGGCGAGTGGGATGCCTACCACATGCAGGTGGTGGAAAACCCCCTGCCCGGCCTGAGCAAAGCCCTGGTGATTGCCGGCGCCAACAAGCGCGGCGCGATCTACGGTACCTACGATGTCTCCGAGGAAATCGGCGTGTCTCCCTGGTACTGGTTCGCCGATGTACCCGCACAGCAACACGACTACCTGTACATCGATGGTCACCTGAACCTGCAGGACCAACCCAAGGTAAAGTACCGGGGCATTTTCATCAATGATGAGGCCCCCGCCCTGACCGGTTGGGTGCAGGAAAACTACGGCGACTATAACCACGAATTCTACGAACATGTGTTCGAACTGATTCTGCGCCTGAAAGGCAACTTCCTCTGGCCCGCCATGTGGAACAACGCCTTTGCCGACGACGATGAGCAGAACATGATTCTGGCGGACGAATACGGCATTGTGATGAGCACCTCCCATCACGAGCCGATGATGCGCGCCGACAAAGAGTGGAACCGCTACGGCGAAGGCCCCTGGGAATACTCCACCAACCCGGACAACCTGTACGAATTCTGGGTGGACGGCGCCGAGCGCAACAAACCCTACGAAGGCGTTTACACCCTGGGCATGCGCGGCCAGGCCGACACCCCCATGAGCGAAGGTCAGAATATCGAACTGCTCGAGCGTATCGTTGCCGACCAGCGTGAGATTCTGCAAAACGTTTTTGATGACCGCTCCATCGAAGAAGTGCCCCAAGTCTGGACGCTCTATAAAGAAGTGCAGTACTTCTACGAAAAAGGTATGCGCGTACCCGACGACGTCACTCTGCTGTGGGCGGACGACAACTGGGGCAATATTCGCCGCCTTCCGACGCCGGAAGAGCGCGACCGCAGTGGCGGCGCCGGTGTTTACTACCACTTCGATTATGTGGGCGGACCCCGCTCCTATCGCTGGATCAACGTGACCCCGATCGCCAAAGTCTGGGAGCAGATGAATCTGGCCCGGGAATACGAGGCCGACCGGATCTGGATCGTCAATGTGGGCGATATAAAACCCATGGAGTATCCCACCGAATTTTTCCTGCGCATGGCCTGGGACCCGGAGTACTGGAACCGCGAGCGCCTGCCCGAATTCGGACGTCGCTGGGCCGAGCGGGAGTTCGGTGCCGAGTTCGCCGAGCCCATCGCCGAGTTGGTCACTGGCTACACCCGGCACAATGGCCGCCGCAAACCCGAACAGCAGAGTGCCGATACTTACAGCCTGCTGAACTATCGCGAAGCCGAGCGCATCGAGCAGGAGCTGGCCGCGCTTACCGAGCAGGCCAACGCCATTTATGCGCAGTTGCCCGAAGCGCGGCGCGATGCGTTTGATCAGTTGGTGCGCCATTTGGTACGCGCCAGCGCCAACATCACCCGTATGTACATCGACCAGGCCCGCAACCAGTTGTTTGCCGAGCAGGGCCGGGCCAACGCCAATGACTACGGTCAACTTGCCCGGGAGCGCTTCCGGCACGACGCCGAGCTGGAGGCTCATTACCACACCGAGATCAGCGACGGTAAATGGAATCACATGATGTCCCAACCGCGCATCGGCTACACCCACTGGAACAACCCGCCGGAGAATACCGCGCCACTGATTTACGACTACCAACCCCACAGCAAGCCCGACATGGGCGTTGCGGTCGAGGGCATGGAGCGGGCCTGGCCGGTACCGGGTGCCTATGCGCTGCCCACCTTCAGCCCTTACGGCGCGGAGAGCTACCGGATCGAGGTGTTCAACAAAGGCACCGCGTCCTTCGAGTTCACCGCCGAAACCAGCGACGAGTGGATTCAGGTCAGCCAGCGCAAAGGCACGGTGAACGAGTTGGTAGCCCTTGATGTCAGTATCGACTGGAATCGGGCGCCGGTCGGCTCCCATCAGGGTCACGTGTTTGTGAAGGGCACCGGCTGGGGCGGCGCCCGCGTGCAAGTGGAAACCTTCAAGCCCGAGCCCCGCGTGGCCAGGCAGGTGGAAGGTTTCGTGGAGGCCAATGGCTACGTCAGCATTGAAGCCGGCAATTTCCATCGTAAGATGGACCGGAGTGGGCACCGCTGGGAGGTGATTCCGCAACACGGGCGTACCCAATCTTCGATCAGCACCTTCCCGATTACGGACACCGAATTTGAAGATCCGGCCGAAAGCCCTTATGTTGAGTACGACATTTACTTTTTCAGCACCGGCGAGTTCGACGTCCACGGGCTCTTTGCCCCCAGCCTGGACCTGGTACCGGGGCGGGGTTTGCGCTATGCCATCGCCTTTGACGATGCCGAGCCCCAGGTCGTGGACATTCTGGAGGACCTGAGCAACGAGGCCTGGGAAACCGCGGTCAGCGACGGTGTGCGCCGCTCGGTGAGCACCCATACCATCCGCGAACCGGGTCTGCACACCCTGCGGATCTATCGGGTTGACCCGGCGGTCACGCTGCAGAAGTTGATGATTGATACCGGTGGTCTGAAGCCGAGCTACCTCGGACCACCGCAGAGCCAGCGTCGCTGA